A single window of Brachyhypopomus gauderio isolate BG-103 chromosome 21, BGAUD_0.2, whole genome shotgun sequence DNA harbors:
- the plagl2 gene encoding zinc finger protein PLAGL2 → MAAAAADAPRHVTALTLEHEDRRAAAKLLGGPAERDREQERARETEKEARGESGCLVCGALFSSQDKLRLHAFCHTGEKPFHCSQPLCPKAFSSKYKLYRHMATHSPQKTHQCSFCEKMFHRKDHLKNHLQTHDPNKEAFKCEECGKHYNTKLGYKRHVAMHSATAGDLTCKVCLQSYESTPALLEHLKSHSGKSSGGAKEKKHPCDHCDRRFYTRKDVRRHMVVHTGRKDFLCQYCAQRFGRKDHLTRHVKKSHSQELLKIKTEPPDMLGLLGSGSPPCAVKEELSPMMCSMGSNKDSMMAKSFRTGPPFPMGMYNPHPLPAMSSPGMGHHHSLVPGSLSAAMGMGCPMEPPSTLHHHHSHHHHHHHHHHHHPSPPPPHQQQPPPLQPQAQQHHPQHHPQHHPQPPPKYQLGSTSYLLEKPLKVEMESFLMDLQSGLPVPQPASADPHSAASPNKDGLEPPPGLPDELCGDSLLSKSPAVIAESLCAANMDFSHLLGFFPLNLPPYGSPMSSGGLVMGYSASSSSSSSSSASSHTAEPHTATATPAVPLTSLQPQPQEQPGSSGGLGLGPLHPLPPVFSSSLSTTTLPRFHQAFQ, encoded by the exons ATGGCAGCAGCTGCCGCCGATGCCCCACGCCACGTTACCGCATTGACTCTGGAGCACGAGGATCGACGGGCCGCCGCCAAGCTGCTTGGGGGTCCagcggagagagacagagagcaggagagagcgagggagaccGAGAAGGAGGCGAGAGGAGAGAGCGGCTGTTTGGTGTGCGGAGCCCTCTTTAGCTCGCAGGACAAGCTCCGCCTCCACGCGTTCTGCCACACAGGCGAGAAGCCGTTCCACTGCTcccagcccctctgccccaagGCCTTCAGCTCCAAATATAAACTTTACAG GCATATggccacacactccccacagaAGACCCACCAGTGCTCGTTCTGCGAAAAGATGTTCCACCGCAAAGACCATTTGAAGAACCACCTGCAGACCCATGACCCCAACAAAGAAGCCTTCAAGTGCGAGGAGTGCGGCAAGCACTATAACACGAAGCTGGGCTACAAGCGGCACGTGGCCATGCACTCGGCCACGGCGGGCGACCTGACCTGCAAGGTGTGCCTGCAGAGCTACGAGAGCACGCCCGCCCTCCTGGAACACCTGAAGAGTCACTCGGGCAAGTCCTCGGGCGGGGCCAAGGAGAAGAAACACCCGTGTGACCACTGCGACCGCCGCTTCTACACCCGCAAGGACGTCCGTCGCCACATGGTGGTGCACACGGGCCGCAAGGATTTCCTGTGCCAGTACTGCGCCCAGCGCTTCGGCAGGAAGGACCACCTCACGCGCCACGTCAAGAAGAGCCACTCGCAGGAGCTGCTGAAGATCAAGACGGAGCCACCCGACATGCTGGGCCTCCTGGGCTCGGGGTCGCCGCCCTGCGCCGTGAAGGAGGAGCTGAGCCCCATGATGTGCAGTATGGGTTCCAACAAGGACTCCATGATGGCCAAGTCGTTCCGTACTGGCCCTCCCTTCCCTATGGGCATGTACAATCCCCACCCCCTGCCAGCCATGTCCAGTCCCGGAATGGGCCACCATCATTCCTTGGTTCCCGGGTCGCTGTCCGCTGCTATGGGCATGGGCTGCCCCATGGagcctccctccaccctgcaccaccaccattcgcaccaccaccaccaccaccatcaccaccaccaccacccctctccacccccaccacaccagcAGCAGCCGCCGCCCCTACAGCCCCAGGCTCAACAGCACCACCCCCAGCACCACCCCCAGCACCACCCTCAGCCGCCGCCCAAGTACCAGCTCGGATCTACCTCATACCTGCTCGAGAAGCCCCTGAAGGTGGAAATGGAGAGCTTCCTGATGGACCTGCAGAGCGGCCTGCCGGTCCCACAGCCAGCCTCTGCGGACCCCCACTCGGCCGCTTCGCCCAACAAGGATGGCCTGGAGCCTCCGCCCGGCCTGCCGGACGAGCTGTGTGGGGACTCGCTCCTGTCTAAGAGTCCCGCCGTCATCGCCGAGTCTCTCTGTGCTGCTAACATGGACTTCTCCCACTTGTTGGGTTTCTTCCCACTCAACCTCCCTCCTTACGGCTCCCCTATGAGCTCGGGAGGCCTGGTGATGGGCTActctgcctcctcctcttcctcctcgtcgTCGTCGGCGTCATCGCACACCGCCGAGCCGCACACCGCCACGGCGACGCCCGCAGTGCCTCTTACCTCTTTGCAACCTCAACCTCAGGAGCAGCCAGGCTCCAGCGGGGGTCTGGGCCTCGGGCCCCTGCACCCCCTTCCACCCGTGTTCAGCTCCAGCCTCAGCACCACCACCCTGCCTCGCTTCCACCAGGCCTTTCAATGA